Within Topomyia yanbarensis strain Yona2022 chromosome 2, ASM3024719v1, whole genome shotgun sequence, the genomic segment ttcgccgccgtggactacccaaCAGAATCGGGACAAGAAGGGAGccaattggctcacgaaacaaacaccgttaacgaaagaaattccATTGTCGGGGAACTtgtctcagtcggagtaggataaaaTCTGAGTTGATCTCgacaaagctgggagctaaatggcttaaaGGGGTGGTTAacgtttcagcgtaaaaaaaatcagttttttgtcattttttttagaaagttgggtgaagcgaattaatcgaaacttttgtatattaatctacatcatttcaataacatcctgtattttttcatgcaaatatttctacaagcgactcggtgacgaagctttttgtgaaacgtctctggaaaaacacgatttgcggtgttcactgccattcaaaaactactttaacgATTCATTTCAAACTTTGCTAACACATTCtatattaaaaatacctaacctctacgttgagtttttgagataatttttcaattaaggaatTCTTTTGCTAATAAAATGCTATTTTtcaagagaaattccgccgtttTAAGAGTAGAAAAATTATCCCGAAAAAATTCTAGCAGTGTTAATCCTTACTCGCAAAAACTTTTTCcttcaactgtgctgtttcacCTTCGCCTAAAAATTATCTCTGTTCTTGTCAATATTCGTAGTTATTAGGATATGGATCAGACAACCTTAATTGACccccttcgacaccagtttgACCTTACCAAGCTCTAACGCGGGTGACGGCGCGAAAACTACCGACTAGTGGTCCATATGTATGTGATCCAACACTGACttggatatatatatatatatatatatatatatatatatatatatatatatatatatatatatatatatatatatatatatatatatatatatatatatatatatatatatatatatatatatatatatatatatatatatatatatatatatatatatatatatatatatatatatatatatatatatatatatatatatatatatatatatatatatatatatatatatatatatagagagagagagagtttcgttttacacaaaaaaaaactttcatttcTATTACAACTGTTGGATCCACTACCTTAGCGGTTTACCCCAATGACGCTCGAAATACCGCAGAGATTATATTTGTTTGGCGATTGAAGGAACGCCATTTTTCACTTTAATTGCATTTCTCCTTTATTTTTAGATTGAAATGTTATGCCGAAATTACCTCTATTATAGGAGATACGAGAAAATGACAACATCGAAGAAAAGTACTGTAACACGAAGAAATCTGGATTTCTGATTTAACTTCAACTGACTAAGACTATTCGTTATTTGGTTTTTGTTACATTTCTGCAATAAAAATACACACGGTCattttcatgtatttttatagATATTAACATTAAAATTTAGAGAATATCGGATAATCATACATATAGGCTCATTTAACCTGTGGATGTATTAATTACCCACGTAGAGCCACTTCAAATTGCCAGTTTTCGTATCTACCAGTTGGAGTAATCTATAAAACAAAACGTATCTTATCGAGCTCTGGAAAGCCGTCAATTGGGAAGTACTCACCGCAAACTCCCGTTTATTTCTCACTGCCAGATCAATTTAGAAAAATAACGCGCCTAATCTAATCGTGCGCCCGAAAAAGCTAATGACCGTTCACCAAATTTACCGCAGCTATATAAAGCAGTTTCACAGTATTCGACCATCGTTCAGTATTGTGTCGAACGGATTCGCGAAAATGAAGTTATTCCTAGCTGTTATGGCCTGCTTGGCCCTGACTCAGGTGAGTCCCCCTTCCGCGTCGACTGCACTGCACAAAACCTTAACCGATCGGGTTTATCCTTCCGCAGGCAGCCAACCTTCCCTTCCAGACACCGGTCACCGTCCGTGATGCTCAGGAGGCTGCCGAAAAAAGCCATGCCCGCATCGTGAATGGCTTCCCTGCAGCAGCGGGTCAATTCCCATACCAGGTGTTTCTACGAGGATTCACCTCGGGTGGCGCTTTGGCTTGCGGTGGTTCTCTCATCTCCAACCAATGGGTTCTAACGGCTGCTCACTGTATCACCGGAGTACAGCGCTTCGAAATTGTAATGGGAACAATCGTCTCGGCCTCACCAGGAGTTCTGGGACACTCCACACACTTCATCATCCATCCATCGTACAATGCGAACAATCTGAACAACGACATCGGTTTGATTCGTCTCACCACACCAGTCGGTTTTAATCGTAAGTATTCGCTGCACGTCACATTGAACTCGTGCCTCTAACTACTCATACTACCATTGCCAGAGAACATCCAAGCTGTCAGACTGCCCAGTGCTGATCGTACCGGAGAAAGCTTTGTTGATCGTATCGCAACCGTGTCCGGCTTTGGGCGTACCAGCAACACCGGACCCGTTTCACCGACCAAGAACTGGGTGAATATTCGCGTCATCTCGAATGCCGCATGTGCAGCCGTCTACGGTTCCTCGGTTGTGGTTGCCTCGACCATCTGCGGAACCGGTGCACAACAAGCAAACCAGAGCACCTGCCAGGGTGATTCCGGTGGCCCACTGACCATCCAGGAGGGTGGCGCTAGTACGCAGATCGGTGTAGTTTCGTTCGTGTCATCGGCTGGGTGCACTTCCGGCCATCCGTCCGGCTATGTACGTACGACTCACTTCCGCAATTGGATCAACCAGCAAACCGGAATCTAGGCACGAGAGTGAACCGATAATGGGTGATGTACAGATAAGGATAATACAACGGTGAAATATAAAAGCTGTTTGTGAGTATCATGACACGTTTTCTTACTTCAGGTAGAATATGAAGTGATACAAGCATCTGCCCGTTACGTCTGTCAAACTGCTCATGTGAGTGAcagtttattttattattgacAAGTCACCAAAAGCCcagataaaaagaaaaaaagttgcCCATAAgttttgaactatttttgcaAAATTCTCAACTACCTTATCAGGGAAAATCAAATAACTACTGTGAGCCATTTTGAATAGGGTGAccagtggctcgcggttgtaggggaaacttcaaaatgatttaaactagcgggcacagcacttttgaGTTCCTTTTCCGGTCCCCAATGCCTGTACAAAATAGCGGTAGTGTTGGTTGCTTCCcgagtttgcgcattgcgttcaaagtttgtatgggattttatatggggatatcaattattttgcatttacgttaataaagatcgctattttacTCAATATGCAAAACCAGCTTTAGAAAACTAtacaaaccttggttaacaactttgacGAAAACGGTAattagctacgagttttcaaaaaaatagttataacgatttaaaaacttatggttcaatccaaattctgaaatttattattttttccaacactgccgacatttttagattgttttttataagacaaagaatcattacgtccaTGTAAATATTAACAGTACAGTCGTTaatagacccaaatatgaattATACTACAATCATTGCTGTGGGAAGTAGCATTTACAACATTTAAGATTCACACCTAAAAACTTATGTGTTGCTTTTACTTGAGGCTtaaactacacaccaaaaaaatctgaattttatcgttgacgtaattgcaaacatgacacaattcaacaaaccgtaatttacgaaatgacagaacattaccgtgttccatttaattttacatgaaacatacttttcatgcgcaatgacataaaatcacacttcctaccattcagaacaaacgctgtatgtggagtaaaattacatgatttacgaaattaaatgtcatgtaaaattaaaatcaaacgtaaaactaagtcatttttgatgctcgtatatgtcatggtcagaagacgtaaatttacactattttttctaggtgtgtaaatCAGTTCTGAAATTCGTCTTGTGTTCTAACCTGAagtaaatttcaatttttgaagtaaaatatTTCTTACATTTCAATTAGGGATCCCGTTTCAAAGTTTCTGCAGAGatgttttcccagttttcaaatgtgaataacttctgttgtactaatcgaaatcgctatatttttgcactatctgatcggaaatatgagcacgtatattgtatttgattccgTAAAATGTAAGATTACtataaataatgaaaataatgtattttgtgaaagtggtAATTATCAGCGCTGATTGGTCCGTAAAATTCAACCAAGtagcgagcgttgctaggactgcctCCTTGCCATCCAATGAGCCGCGACACACGTATAAAAGcaacacaaaagaaaaaaaaaatcgttagtttgctttctgacctcgtagtagtTGTTGCGTTCCGTCAGCTCGAAGCAATATATTACATGACTTTCGCTAGGCTTCATTTCAATAATGTACAGGCGCGCCAGTTTTatgcatacaatgatcacagaccacagaaaaaaaacagaacGCTCTTCCTTCCGGAGCTAAATAAACCAAATTCAAGACGATGGGGTGTTTGGGTGCAAGAGAccgcgctctcttgctctttcaattatgtgtggctttctcaaataaatttacCACGGCGCGCGCTCCACTGGAGTGTactcttttattagttttcttcTAGCAAGCGGTAGTGTGGCTGCAATTGACGATTTGAAGGAGATTATGTTGTTTTGTTGAATACTGATATAAGTTTCTTTTGATGGTTTGATACTCCGGGGCAAACTGggaaaacgttttacgtatcatcgtatatgttgctataaacacagttttATAACGATCCGCAgaaccagattaattgtataacATGTGCATAACGGGAtcttcattttacttattttatttgaGAATTTCACTGCTCTACAAGTGGAATGCTccaaagtaatgtcctggtaatACATTTCTTGTCGGTTAGTGACAATTGCAGGGTAATTGCGAAGAAACCTGTTTGGTTAAAAGGGGGGGGGAAAGGTTTCAGCgttaaaaaaataagttttttgccattgtttttttagaaagatgggtgaagcgaattgatcaaaacttttgtacattatactacatcatttcaaaaacattcagtaattttttcatgcaaaaaaaatattcaagcgaTTCGGTggcgaagctttttgtggaatgtgtccggaaaaacacgattagcggtgttaactgccattcaaaaactacttgactgatttatttcaaactatgcatacacattctatgttaaaaatacctaaaccctacgttgagttttcgggataatttttcaattaagggggctttctaCTCATAAAACGGCGGAATTTCTTCTGAAAAAGAGACGACTGCTGACTGAGGTTTATGATAGTGAGCCGTTTCATCATATAATGGggaggtaggaatctgtcattGATAACTACAAAGCGTTGTTTGTAGGAATGGTACTGGCTTGTGTTTTGAATTGTCGGATCAGGTAGGAAGGACGCAATCTTACCACGTAAGCACCATTGACACATCTAGgaataattagttttttttttcatgtaaccTTTGTAATGATTCCACTTTTCAGTACTGCAACACTTTTAAAGAACGTATCGCAAGTTCGAGCTGCCATATCGTGTAGTCGAATCTCGATTTTGCCATTATCCATAAACACGaggatattgaatttgattctaataCGTCACGATCAGCGACACGTTGTAGATTGTTCTGCAAAATGATTTTATGTGCCTAGCGCAATATATCGAAAATTATCACTAATGAATGACTGATATGATGGAATTGGATAGAGGTGACTTTCGCAAGCCTAAGCTATGAAACCTGTATATAAATATTCCAAAGTCACGTTCTTTGACCAGAGTTccacttttgtttttcatattcaCGCATCTTGACACTAAACGATCACTTCGGCACGAATTGATGTTacagtttcctttgttcttcagacaatgcaaGCCGGATATAAGAATGGAAACATATTTAATGTGGTTCATTCGCGGAGAAgtaattgctaaaaatgtcttTGCTGTATtgtgcgcttgagaccgcgttaatcGTATTGGAAATGCTGTTGGGTTCACCAAATCcttgcacagtggctcaaaacagcgttttgaggtacttaattcattggagtcaaaactgtccatattatCGATTTctcatattctacaatgtttgtgtatgtaaaaagcgccatcttttggcaatatttatagagatagcgcttggctgtctgcgataaagttgtagaggagagtattcttataaattttgcagaagacatgttgtctctgtcactcatagtaatcgagttatgagaagttctctacggtgaacttttttttcctatttttactGATAACTTTtgtatttctgatttttcgcattAATAATAttctaaggtattttttatcatcacaaaacacacaacttttccgaagaaaccagatagctgtgaatgctgtgtaaaaacttatagctgattttgatttaattttggcctgttttcgaacccgtgtaacttcactatcggcaaaaattgcAATTATACCATCAATTATTCTGATAGAACTAGGTTTCACCTACTAAACGaaggtaaaattgtttgtccataatcacccgttcaaaagttatacacttttgaaaactttatgtcTGGCCGTTTTGAAGTCGAGCGTATGGCttactgaacgagtaggcgctggtgttcaaagacgctttcgcttgatttcctgagtgacgcgcactctgtgtactagcgcGTCTGCCGGAAGTTTAACActgattttgaatgattttccaaCGGGTGATATA encodes:
- the LOC131678790 gene encoding collagenase-like translates to MTVHQIYRSYIKQFHSIRPSFSIVSNGFAKMKLFLAVMACLALTQAANLPFQTPVTVRDAQEAAEKSHARIVNGFPAAAGQFPYQVFLRGFTSGGALACGGSLISNQWVLTAAHCITGVQRFEIVMGTIVSASPGVLGHSTHFIIHPSYNANNLNNDIGLIRLTTPVGFNQNIQAVRLPSADRTGESFVDRIATVSGFGRTSNTGPVSPTKNWVNIRVISNAACAAVYGSSVVVASTICGTGAQQANQSTCQGDSGGPLTIQEGGASTQIGVVSFVSSAGCTSGHPSGYVRTTHFRNWINQQTGI